The DNA sequence CATTATTTTCTTGaagatcattttttgcagtgtagatatatattttgtcttgttttcagtacaaatatatacaattttcttaaatcaagataaccttagaaaataagtttagtttttagacaaaaaaaatgtcaaatttaagtgaattcgGCCTTAAAACAAGAATAAAAATCTACCAATGaggtaaataattttttcttgaatttagtgtttaagaaaaaagtaaacttatttcaagctTTTTTTTCTTATcctattggcagattattttgcatgttttaagcacaaatttatttaaatgtgatatttttgtctaaaaactagacttattttcttaggtcatttggcTCATCATCAAGACagtgcatcttgatttaagatggtttagatatttttactaactTTACAAGACAATTTTCTGCAGTGTAGATAAAAGGGTAGTcatacaagaaggtacaaaagttgtcactggggcggtactttttaaaaaaaagtacgcttttatacctcaaaggtacatatctgtaaggaactttttaaaaagtaccatcccagtgacaacttttacctttttttctgagtgCACAATACTTATGTCAGAACATGTATTGGATCTCTGTCTAAACTCCCATTAATCTCcgtttctctctttttttcagCTCAGTCTGATCTTCCCGATTATATTCTGCATCTGCACAGTGTTTCTCGTGGTGGTGCCTTTATACAGTGACACCATAAACTCATTAATTGGCATTGGCATTGCCTTATCAGGAGTGCCTGTCTACTTCCTTTGCTGCCATCTACCTGCAAACCGTAGGCCTATGTGGCTCCGTAGGTTCATTGGTAAGTTTTCTGATAGTGGTTTAGTCATCACAGATGTAATGATTCTGATACTGTGTAACACAAAGGTCTTGATAAGAATTTAAAGGAACTGTTTAATCTGTTTAACTGTTTAATCTAAACGAACCCCCCCACCCTTATGCTGTGCTGAGCCTATATGACATATATAGTCATATAGTCATATTGCTGAATATCTCTGtggagatttttttatttacttaaatgatattttttgtctaaaacgaGACTTattttactcatcaagaaaatacatcttgatttaagactttttagaaatttgtacttaaaacaagacaaaaatactaagtaagaaagtcattttctggctcacactgcaaaaaaaaaaaaaaaaaaaaaaaatcaagaaaaatattcttagtatttttgtcttttgttcagtaaaatatctaaaaagtcttaaattatgctttttcttggtgagcaaaatgacccaaaaaataagtctagtttttagaccaaatgtaagaaatttatgtgattttgtgcatgaaacaaacaaaaaaatctgccaatagggtaagcaatAAAGATTGAACACTTTTCTTaaaaactaaattcaagaaaaattcatgaaaaattagcttaccccgttggcagattttttgcttgttttatgcactgaatcgcttaaatttgataattttggtctaaaaactagacttattttcttgggtcgttttgctcatcaaaaagagcatcttaatttaagactttttagatatttttactgaaaacaagacaaaaagaaacttttttcttgaaaataattttttgcatcatttacatttacttttgtGTTCAATGTCATGTGGATCTTGAGTAATGACATTTATTTGCTCTTATTatatctttaaatgttttaatttcttttttaccAGCATCTGCAGGTCTGCTCATTCAGAAGGTGTGCTTTTGTGTCCTTACTGAGATGGACACAGATGACGTAAAAGCAGAGTAAAAAAAGGACCAACTATATACGATACTTGAACACAGAGAAACAGGCTACTGATGTGGCAACCTCAACTGATGTCATTTAATccatttgtcatttttgatCGAACAAGTGAGAACTTCAGAGCAAGTTCTTTATATTTATTGGAAATATTTATGCTGAAGAGATGCTTTTATTAAGTTTTAAAATTATAGGGACTAGTAAATTGCCAGCTCATGCTTAAGAAGAAATCACCTTTGGACATTGAGGTTGTTGCAGGGCTTGGCGAGATGATGAACTGATAGCACTGATAACAGAAGAATTATTATGGGACGTGTACCTGCTTGATATGTGAATTTTTTGTATATGGACATTTTTGCTGACAAGATTTTAATtgaatatacatttaaatgctCGTACactaaggggcagtttcctgaaCAGGGTTTAGATATATCCAGGACCTTAGTTGTATTAGGCCATTTAAGTCGCTTTTAAAAACGAACCTTACAAATAAACATCACTgatgtgcatcttaagacaaaacaatggcactgatatatgttaagatacgtCAGTGCAACCTTAAACATTTtagcattttagtctgggactaggatgaGCCCCGTTCAGGAAACTGCTCATAAGAGACTAACAACAgtgttgtttcatttaaaaaatgaattgtGACAACATGTATTATATTTAGAGGCTTGGAATATCAAAAAGAGTATTTCTAAAAATACTGAAATGACAAACGCAGTGTTAAGTGAGTATGTGAGATAATTGGTTAACAAAACACCTGAATAAATGAGAAACACTTTAGTCTGTGAATTGACAATTTTTATGTGCTCTGTTTgacaaattaaaggtgcagtgtgtaaatttaagtgcaaattgcaaccaacgtttCAGTACACCGTTCACCGAAATGCAAAGAGAACCTGCGGTAGCGGCCACCGGACAACCATGTCAtagttggagacaacttagtaaaatacagtttgtccgttaagggcttctgtagaaacatggcggcacaaaatggcgattACCATGTAAGgtgaccctcggtgtatgtagataaaaacgtctcattctaaggtaataaatacataacaattcattatgaaaggtctttatacacccctgataatatagtgatgtattttatattgcatttctgtcaagagatccttataaaagttacacactgcacctttaaagtaatCATTGGTATTCACTTAAAAACAATTCTTTATACACCAGACTGTAAATAACAGAAGACAGCAGTAAAGGAACACAATCGCCTTTTAATATGACATAATACATACAATAGTCTTATTTTACCACCATTCCCTCAGTCCATCTCAATATATATGTACAATGCACTTCACAATTTACTATTAAACATTTAGCCAATAGTGTCCTCCCAGGGCCTCTTTTTATCATTTTGCTTTGGACTAGTTGACTTTCCTGTTGACATTGGTGCTGCTGACTGCTGCAGGGGGTTGTGGGTAAAAGTCTGCCTCAGTGGACCttgaaaagaagaagaaatgtAAATTGTAAAAAGAAATGCATATATGCCAAGCTTCATTCACACAGCCAGTGTGTCCACAAAAACTCAATTTTGTGTTGCGTTGTGAGATGGCATGAAATGGTCAAAGTGAACAGCGCCAATGCATTTAGCCATTGCAAAACATATAATAATCTAAAGATGAACTGTGACAAGCTCAGTACAAAAATGTATCCAAGATAGCAAGAAGGTAAAGAAGAtatttaaagggttagttcacccaaaaattacaattctgtcaccatttattcaccctcatgttgttctaaacctgtataagtttTATaatttgatgaacacaaaagaagatattttgataaataaatataagCACATAGTTGGATGTAACCATTGACTAGTAGAAAATagtagaaaaacaaatattatggaagtattctgataaatgatgaagataatttgataaatgatggtaagcacacagatgACCGTACCtattgaattccatcatatttgttttcctactatgaaagtcaatgctTACATCCAGCTGTGTGCGTAgcgtcatttatcaaaatatcagtaacattttataataagggtCCATGAATCATGATGAACTAATACTTAAATTAATTCTTACTTAAATATGAACTGATGCGGAGTTAAAGCATgaactaaacataaattaatgaagagtcatcattaactacaACATGACTCAACACTTGAATTAATTGGCAAgtaatacattaactaacaacaaaaaacatggcAGGTTGACTTTTCAATAGTTTTTGATTTGAAGTACATGCCTTAAAGgaacatttcactttttttgaaaatatgctcattttccagctcccctagagttaaacatttgatttttactgttttggaatccattcagccgatctccgggtctggcggtaccacttttagcatagcttagcacaatccattgaatctgattagaccattagcatcgggcaaaaaaataactaaagagtttcaatatttttcctatttaacacttgactcttctgtagttacatcgtgtactaagaccgacgaaaaattaaaagttgggattttctaggcagatatggttaggactatactctcattctgacataataatcaaggactcttctgccgtaacatgactgcagcaggcatagtgatattacacactgcctgAAATTAGTcttctgctattgaaagtaaccaagggaactattttcgggcagtgcaaaTGATGACAAGATTTTCATTTTCGTGTGAACTATTCCTTAAACCATAGCGCATGTAGCATAAAGCCTCACCTTTAGCTGCCATATCAAGATGCCCTTTAATTCTCCTTTCTCTTTCCTCCAGCTGCTGAGCCAACTGAGCATTTTTCCAtcctgtaaacacacacacatagagaaATATTACAGGAAGCAATACAAGCTTGGCAAAAGAGCGGAAAAAGAATCACATATAGAaaagagaataaagtcaatttAAGTCCACACCTTTCTTAATGCTTTCAACGAAACCTTCATTATTAGGCAGTGCTGAGGGTGGGTGTGTAATGCGTTCTGGGATGCGTAACTTCTGTCTCACCACCGGGTGCCTCAAGAGGGCCACCTGACCCAGCGAGAAGAGGTTAGAGGTCATCCAGTAGGTAAATACAGCCTGGAAAAAACACAGATAGAGTTACACAGACGGAATTCATTACGgcatgacaagaaaaaaaaacagatctCGTCACAACCAGCATGATAGCCTCAGATACATGAGAGAAAGGAAGAGACTAAAGCTAAAAGTATATTCCCGGTTTTATGCATGTGAAAGGGTCAGTGTGCGTGACGCAAATTTCGTCATTAAAACTTAAACAGGCTTAACTTACTGTGGGGAAGTTAATTGTCAGAGGAAGGATAACAAAGGGCATAATTCTGAAGACAGTCTTCATGGCCCTCAGGTTTGGGTTGTCTATACCAGATTCGGCCCCCAGCTAACAACATGGTAAAAACAGTTTAAAGGTATGTTATACATAAAAAGCAGATTTGCAGTAAATTCAATATTACAAAACACATTTCTAcaaatgctaaaataaacataatataacAGCAATGATATCATAAAGTAGTTTACCAGAAAAATGAAACATCAGACCACCTGTCAGTTTTACCCCCATCACTGTTTTCAgtaaacaagcattaaaaaatGTGTATCTATTTTGCACATTGTGTctctttatattttttgtgaacaataaaagttttttaaattattatttaacttaTAAAAGCCTTTCCTTTCCTTGTACTGTACTACAGTTTTTTGTTACTCATTTTgttaaacaatttttattttggggtgtattattcttttaaaatatttacctCTAGGATGGCAAACATAGTGCCAGTCACAGCTAGGGGTAGAATGTAAAATGGATCAGATGCTGTTAGGTCGTGGAACCACCAGAGGCCGCCAGTCTGTAAACTGGGTACGGGAAGATATGCCATTTTACGCAAGGCAATGAAGAAAGAGACGAAGACTGGAGCCTGGGGAGGAAGAGGATAAAAAGATGAATACGATTACCAGCAGCAAAGTAAACAAATGTTTCGATTGTGAGACATTCACAGTGATTCAATGCCcatattaaacataaaaacaatatgCGAGTCAaaacaatctcatggcaattcatatGTGTTTTATGAGGGGTTATGATATCGTACTAGGGATgaataacgattaatcgcgattaatctatagcagaataaaagtttttgttgacaACATATATGTGTGCAAACTGTGAATAATAAtcatgtgtatataaatatgcacactagcatgtataattttaaaaaagaatatatatttacatatgaagtatttatatttatatataaataattgatacataaatatgcaaatgtatatacacacataaacatttcttaaatatatgcatgcacgtgtgtgtatttatatatacatagtttttatacacagttcacacacacatacgtgATGTAAACAAAcgcttttattctgctatagattaatcgtgattaatcgttatgcatccctaattcgTACACTCTTTTAGTATGATTTGCTTTCATTAATTATTTTTCCTCGGAACTATACGTTTTTTTAATGATTCAATTTATATAAATTCATAAGAATTAGCCTCCTTGTAAAATACTTATGAATTTCCATGAGATCAGGTTGCGTGAGTCGGTAACTAACCTGTACCAGTGGCACTAGGAACCCACGCAAAGGGTTCACATCATGTTTCTTCTGAAACATCATCAAGTCTGTGTAGGCCTTCGAAACTAAAGAATGAAGAAAACATCATATCAGATTATGCGTGTCAGACCAAAGGACAGTTTTAGGGAAATTACTCTGCTGGGGCAATAAACACACTGGTCAATGAAGTATAATCCACTGACAAGCAGCTGAAATAACTAAAGAGAAAGTACAGATGCAAGCGAagtttaaaacataataaagtatataaaaacaaactactTACAATCAAATTTATTACCGCTCTGCTTGGCCTCATTCATGCGGTTAGTGAGTTTGGTCATTTCTGGCAGGACGTTGTTTAACTTGGCCGCTTCCCTCTGTCCCTTCACAATAACAGGAAACACGGCACAACGAGCAATGATAGTCCCTGGGAAAGACAAGAGAGATTTGTTGGAAATCACAAACATTCAAGTCAAAAAAACTCATGTAATTTATCCAAGTCAATGTGTTAAACACATAACTTATGATCATGACACAGATATTGCCAGATCTGGTTGAAACATGAAACAATGAAAAGCTTATTACAGTATAGTTTTACCTGCAACAATAGCCGCCCACCATGGCAGTCCAATGCTAACATGCATAAACTCGAGCAGATTCTGGATCACTCCGACAGGTGTGTAGCTGCCGAGCCCAAGCTCTGATAGGCTGACTTCAGTACCGACCCCCTGTAGAACATCCAATGCTGTAACAGGAGCTTCAGTCACCTGttctgtgattggctgaatgaCTGGTGGGGTGGGATCAGCATTAGAACTTATAAAGGCAGCTGGGACTACAGTATCTACAGGTGTAGTTAACACAGTCTGAACGGCTTCAGTTGTCTGTAAAATAAGCGCAATATTTACATGTAAGTCAATacacaaatgaaataacagcatagacaataaaaatgcatttacaaaTGAAGTGcatgacaaaaacacagacCTAATTAGTCTTAACATATTTAACAGAGCAATAGGAAAAACCTACCTCTGAGCTGCTGTGTCTAACCGCTACAGCGCTGACCAATAGGAGTCGTCCATGGTTGTGAGAACCAATCAGTGCCCTAGCAAGAGGACCCCTACTGCCTCTGACAGTGTGAAGATGTGATCTTTGTACAAACCACTGCAATACAATTAAACAGACTGCTCAGGATATGAGATAAAACCGATAAAACATCacaactttttattattatgatgATAATGATGCACAATTGACATTTGCGATTTAGAAACCCTTACTATTCATGACACCTATGAACAGTATGAAACTTCGTTCTTTTAACAATCATCAACCAGacaaacataattattacactGACGCCGAATACGTTAAAACTGACAAAAGCAAGTAACGTTATTTTAAAGAGCATATGACACAACGATCATCATCACACATGCACAGTTCAGCACTTAGCTGTTTAGCATATTTCAAAGTCAAGCCTTATAACACTGCGTTTTACGATTTCTGGGGgataaatgaacaaactacaAACTATCGCATAAGTCTGCCTAACCTCATTCTCTGTCATAACAATAGGAACACCGGTTCCGAGCGCTTTGTTGCTTTGTCGAAGCAAACATGATCTGAGACGTCCCGTGACCACTCTGCTCTTGAGCGCAGCCATCTTTGATAGAGAAAACACATTGTACGGTGAGTGGGGAAGGACAAACGCGTTTAGTGTCCGCCTCCGCCCTGTCAAAAGCTTATCAGTATTTGATAGATAGAATAGATAGAAGCTTTGTGACCTGCTGGCTGAGCATCTTGTAGTGGTCTTTTTTTGGGAAGTTCGCCTTTCACCCCTCTGTCTTTTTACGTATgataaaacttttaattttttataagaaAAATGAGTGAGGAGGTCGATAATTCGGATCAACTGGAAGACTCCCTGGCAGGATTGATCAACAGCTTGAGTTAATCATTTTATCTAAActattttttataaacattttattttttccagaAGTGTGTTATAGATTGATAACAGCTTATAAAGTAAAACTAAACCGTAAGAAAATGAGCTGCAAAATCCATTTTGAACTGAAAGTGAAACTGGAATAGTTATTGTAAGAggaagtatttaaaataaaatctatttaaaaagtATTACCGCTTTATTTCTTTTGAATCAAGGAATCTCTAACGTTAAATCCAGGAACATAGAGTGTAATACTGAAGAATACCCGTTAACCGATAAAGTTGGATTTGGTAAGTGGAAACCTCACCTTCTCCAATCACCATAAAGTAAATTCTAATAAAAAGACAGATTTTATTATGATGATACATGATATGTAATGATGATAGTAATAGTCAAGGCTGGATGTTAGAGTTcaacatttaatgttttttatttaattttgacattaatgCAAACAAGCAAGCATTTGAATCACAAACCAATGCATATATGGTTAAAATGGTAGGCACTGTACTCATGTACGAAAACttgcttaaaataacttgtttaatAATCTTTGTTATCAGTTAAACTGCCCTGTGGTCATCAAAGGTCACCAGACTATATCGTTGCTTGGTTTAAGTATTATCTTAAGCAGGTCAGTAACCATTACACTGTATACATGTTATACTTCTATTATGAAGTTAACTAGTTGttgcatttttagagtgaaacAGAGTTTACCTGTCCTGCATATCAAGAAAGTCAGAAGAAAACCTGTGGAAGAAAGGTGTCTTATCATGATACCTGTAAGCTGATACCACTGACACCCAAACAAAGGGAATTTT is a window from the Misgurnus anguillicaudatus chromosome 21, ASM2758022v2, whole genome shotgun sequence genome containing:
- the oxa1l gene encoding mitochondrial inner membrane protein OXA1L; the protein is MAALKSRVVTGRLRSCLLRQSNKALGTGVPIVMTENEWFVQRSHLHTVRGSRGPLARALIGSHNHGRLLLVSAVAVRHSSSETTEAVQTVLTTPVDTVVPAAFISSNADPTPPVIQPITEQVTEAPVTALDVLQGVGTEVSLSELGLGSYTPVGVIQNLLEFMHVSIGLPWWAAIVAGTIIARCAVFPVIVKGQREAAKLNNVLPEMTKLTNRMNEAKQSGNKFDFSKAYTDLMMFQKKHDVNPLRGFLVPLVQAPVFVSFFIALRKMAYLPVPSLQTGGLWWFHDLTASDPFYILPLAVTGTMFAILELGAESGIDNPNLRAMKTVFRIMPFVILPLTINFPTAVFTYWMTSNLFSLGQVALLRHPVVRQKLRIPERITHPPSALPNNEGFVESIKKGWKNAQLAQQLEERERRIKGHLDMAAKGPLRQTFTHNPLQQSAAPMSTGKSTSPKQNDKKRPWEDTIG